From one Microthrixaceae bacterium genomic stretch:
- a CDS encoding PH domain-containing protein, whose protein sequence is MAFSEKLLNDGEKLVLDLRPHIVFLAPAAAAFAVAVIGSLVTWAVMGETAETFLNWVRLAAVLFTGLWLLFEWVKWYTTNFVLTTDRIITSEGFIAKKGMEIPLDRVNTVIFNQSVFERMIKAGDLGIESAGEQGSQHLTDIRRPDVVKNEIYRQIEANENRKFDRIRTGPGADPTQVQGGAPSIPEQIDQLAELHQRGVLSDAEFQRKKAELLDRM, encoded by the coding sequence GTGGCCTTCTCAGAAAAACTGCTCAACGACGGAGAGAAGCTGGTCCTCGACCTCCGCCCTCACATCGTCTTCCTCGCTCCCGCGGCCGCCGCCTTCGCTGTGGCCGTGATCGGCAGCCTGGTGACCTGGGCGGTCATGGGGGAGACGGCGGAGACGTTCCTCAACTGGGTGCGGCTAGCAGCGGTGCTGTTCACCGGCTTGTGGCTGCTGTTCGAATGGGTCAAGTGGTACACCACCAACTTCGTTCTCACCACCGACCGGATCATCACCTCAGAGGGGTTCATCGCCAAGAAGGGCATGGAGATCCCTCTGGACCGGGTGAACACGGTGATCTTCAACCAGAGCGTGTTCGAACGAATGATCAAGGCTGGCGACCTCGGCATCGAATCAGCCGGTGAACAGGGAAGCCAGCACCTCACCGACATCCGTAGACCCGACGTTGTCAAGAACGAGATCTACCGACAGATCGAAGCCAACGAGAACCGCAAGTTCGACCGCATCCGGACCGGTCCCGGTGCCGACCCCACCCAGGTCCAAGGTGGGGCACCGAGCATTCCCGAACAGATCGACCAGCTCGCCGAGCTGCACCAGCGTGGCG